The sequence CCGAAGATCTCCGCCTCGTGGCGGGCGACCGCGGCGACGAGTGCGCCCCAGTCGACGACCTGGGGGTCGCCGGGGGTCTTGTGCTCGGCGACCATGAGCAGCCAGGAGAGGTCGATCCGCAGGTTCAACGGGTGCCTTCGCGCTCCGGGCCGAACTCCTCGGCGAAGACCGACTCGTACTGCTTCATGAAGTCGGCGGCGGCCTCGACGAAGGTGTGGCCCACCTCGCCGGCGTCCTGTTTGACGAGCTCCTCTATGTAGCGGTTCACGCTCATCCCCCTCTGGAGCGCGCGCTGCCGCGCGGCCTCGGCGGTGGCCTCGTCCACTCGAACGTTCAGCTGAGTCTTGGGCACCCTTCCAAGCTAGCGCGGGCGCGCTAGCACCGGCAAGGGGAGGCCGGGGAAAGCGATCGACTTCCGAGGCCGGCAGGTGGTGGGATGGCCGCCATGGACGATCTTTCGATACGGTCCGCGACCGCGGCCGATCTGGACCGGGTGCTCGCGTTCTGGAAGGCGTCGGCGGAGGGCACCAGCATCAGCGACGACGGCGACGGGGTCGCACGCCTGGTGGAACGGGACCCGGACGCCCTGATCCTCGCGGAGCGGGACGGGACGCTGGTGGGCACGGTGATCGCGGGCTTCGACGGCTGGCGCTGCCATCTCTACCGGCTCGCGGTCCATCCGGAGCAGCGCCGCAGGGGTGTGGGCGGTGCGCTGCTCGCGGCGGCGGAGGAACGGTTCGCGGCCCTCGGCGGGCGGCGCTCCGACGCCATGGTGCTGGACCGCAACGACCTGGCGCACCACGCCTGGCGGGCGGCGGGGTACGAGCCCGAGCCGCAGTGGAGCCGCTGGGTGAAGCACCTCGCCGTGTGATGCGGTACGGATGGGATGGTTGGGCAGACGCTCTACGATGAGTGCCTTTCCGTCCCACCTGTATCTGCCGAAAGGTGTGAGCGTCCGCCCATGGGCGAGCCTCCCAGTAGCCGACATCGCGCGATCCTCCCGACCCTGCCCGATCATGGGACGGAGGTGAACCGATGATCGAAGTGCTTCTGCTGTTCGTGGCCCTGCTGCTCTGTGTCGCGTGCGGTGCCTTCGTCGCGGCGGAGTTCTCGCTGACCACGGTGGAGCGCGGGGAGCTGGAACGGGCCGTCGAGCGGGGTGACCGGGGTGCGGCGAGCGCCCTGAAGGCCGTACGGAGCCTGACCTTCCAGCTCTCGGGCGCGCAGCTCGGGATCACCGTCACCAATCTGGTGATCGGCATGCTCTCCGAGCCGTCGATCGCCAAGCTCATCCGCAGCCCGGTGGAGGCCGCGGGCCTGCCGCCTGCCGCGGCGTCGACGCTGGCCCTCGTCATCGGTACGGCGCTGTCCACGGTGGTCCTGATGGTGGTCGGCGAGCTGGTCCCGAAGAACTGGGCGATCTCCTCGCCGCTGTCGGTGGCCAAGGCGGTCGCCACCCCGCAGCGGGTGTTCACCGCCGTGTTCCGGCCCTTCATCAGCCACCTCAACAACACGGCGAACCGGATCGTGCGCCGCTTCGGCCTGGAGCCGACCGAGGAGCTGGCCTCCGCCCGCAGCCCGCAGGAGCTGGTCGCGCTGGCGCGGCACTCCGCGAAGGAGGGGGCGCTGGAGGCCGACACCGCCGAACTCTTCGTACGGACCCTGAATCTGGCGGAGCTGACCGCGGAGAACGTGATGACCCCTCGGGTCCAGGTGACCGCGCTGGAGGTACGGGCGACGGCCGAGGACGTGGCCAACGCGACCCGCGCCACCGGGCTCTCGCGCTTCCCCGTCTACCGGGGCAGCCTGGACACCGTGGTCGGCGTGGCCCACATCAAGGACGTGCTGGCGGTCCCGGCCGACGAGCGGCCCCGCAAGCGGGTCTCGGAGATGCTGCGTGAACCCCTGCTCGTACCGGAGACGCTCACCGTGGACCGGCTGCTGGACCAGCTGTCGGGGAAGCTCGCCATGGCGGTGGTGATCGACGAGTACGGCGGTACGGCGGGGGTCGTGACGTTGGAGGACATCGTGGAGGAGGTCGTCGGCGAGGCCCGCGACGAGCACGACCCGCACGAGACGCCCGACCTGGCGGCCGCCGGTGAGGACGCCGACGGCCGCACCCTGTGGTCGGCCGACGGCGCGGCCCGCACCGACCAGCTGAGCCGGATCGGGCTGCGGGTGCCCGACGGGCCCTACGAGACGCTGGCCGGGCTGATCGCCGCCGAGCTCGGGCGGATCCCGACGGTGGGCGACACGGTGGAGCTGGCGGGGTGGCGGATCGACGTGGTGGACGCCACGGGCCGCCGGGCCGCGCGGGCGCTGCTGCACGCGCCGCCGCCCGGTGCCGAGGAGCAGCGGGCGGAGGAGGGCCGGTGATCGTCCTTCAGCTCTTCATCGGTCTGCTGACCCTGGTGGTCAACGCCTTCTTCGTGGGCGCCGAGTTCGCCCTGATCTCCGTACGCCGCAGCCAGATCGAACCGCGGGCCGAGGCCGGTGACCGGCGGGCCCGCAGTGTCATCTGGGGGCTGGAGCACGTCTCGGCGCTGCTGGCCGCCGCCCAGCTCGGCATCACGCTCTGCACCCTGGTGCTGGGCATCGTGGCCGAGCCCGCCATCGCCCATCTGCTGGAGCCGGTCTTCGACGCGGTGGGCATGCCGCACGGGCTGGTGCACCCGCTCTCCTTCGCGATCGCGCTGAGCGTGGCGACGTATCTGCACATGCTGCTGGGCGAGATGGTGCCGAAGAACATCGCGTTGGCCGAACCGGCGCGCAGCGCGCTGCTCCTGGGTCCGCCGCTGGTCGCGGTGGCCCGGGCGCTGCGTCCGGTGATCTTCGCGATCAACGCCTTCGCCAACGCCCTGCTCAAGCTCCTGCGGGTGGAGACGAAGGACGAGGTCTCCGCGACGTTCTCGGACGACGAACTGGCCCGGCTGGTGAAGGACGCAGGCGACGCGGGGCTGGTCGACGACCGCTCGGCGGAGCGGCTGCGGCACGCCCTGGAGCTGGGGCGGCGTCCGGTACGGGATGTGGTCATGCCGGTGGACCGGGTGCTGTACACCCGGGTCGGCACCACGCCCGAGGAGCTGGAGCGGCTCTCGCACGTGTCCGGGTTCTCCCGTTTCCCGGTGATGGACAGCGAGGGCCGCATCCTGGGCTACCTCCATGTGAAGGACGCGCTGGACGCCACGCCCCGGGACGCGCCCTTCCCGGTCGCCGCCCTGCGGCCGATCGCCCGGGTCCGGGCGGCGACCCCGCTGGACGACGTGCTGACCGCGCTGCGGCGTAGCCGGACCCATCTCGCGGCGGTCCTGGACGAGGGGGACCGGCTGGTCGGCATGGTCACGATGGAGGACGTCCTGCGCGAGCTGGTCGGCCGGGCGCAGTCCCGCTGAACGACCGCGTGACGGCTCCCGTGGCGGCTGTGTGACGACTCCCGTACCGGGTGTGCGATGGCTCCGTGGCGGCTGTGTGACGGCTTCCGTACCGGCTGCACGATGGCCTCCGTACCGGCCGGACGGTACGGGAGCCGTCCGCGATAGAATCGGCGGGCCATGGAATTGAATGCCTCCTACACCAGTCTCGTCGCGGTCGGCGACTCCTTCACCGAGGGCATGTCGGATCTGCTCCCCGACGGCACCTACCGGGGCTGGGCCGATGTCCTGGCCTCCCGCCTCGCGTCCCGGTCCCCAGGCTTCCGGTACGCGAACCTCGCCGTACGCGGGAAGCTCATCGGCCAGATCGTGGACGAGCAGGTGGGCGCGGCGGCCGCGATGCAGGCCGATGTGGTGACCCTCGTCGGAGGGCTGAACGACACGCTGCGCCCGAAGTGCGACATGGGCATGGTCAGGGGGCGGCTGGAGGAGGCCGTGGAGCGGCTGGCCCCGTCCTGCAAGCAGCTGGTGCTGATGCGCAGCCCCGGGCGCAACGGCCCGGTGTTCGACCGGTTCCGTCCCCGGATGGAGGCGCTGTTCGCCCTGATCGACGACCTGGCCGGCCGGCACGGGGCCGCGGTGGTCGACCTCTACTCCGCGCCCTCGCTCAGCGACCCGCGCATGTGGGACGCCGACCGGCTGCACCTCGCCGCCGAGGGGCACCGGCGGGTGGCGGAGGCGGTCTGGCAGACGCTGGGCCTCCCGCCCGAACTCGACTGGCAGGCGCCGGTCCCCGCCTCCCTGCCGCCGCGCTGGGCCAACCGGCGCGCCGACGACATCCGCTTCGCCCGCCGCCACCTGGGGCCCTGGATCGGCCGACGGCTCACCGGCCGCTCCTCCGGCGACGGCCGGTGGGGCGCCCAGTTCGACGTCGCGACCGCTTCTGGCTTCTGGATCACGCCTGCGGACGCCGAAGCTCCCGGGCCGGTGACGGGGTGGCGCCGGGCCTCGCCCGAGGAAGGCGCGTCCTGACGCGACTGCGTGACCGGTCTTCGTAGGCGGTCCTCGCAGCCGGTCTTCGTGGGCGGCCTTCGTAGCCGGTCATCGCAGCCGGTCTTCGTAGCAAGCCACAAAGAGGCCCGCGGCGCTGGCCTGCATAAACCGACAGTAGAATCCCTTTACGTGACTGCTGTGTCTGCGAAGCCTCGCATCCCCAATGTCCTGGCCGGCCGCTACGCCTCCACGGAGCTGGCCGTCCTCTGGTCCCCCGAGCAGAAGGTGAAGCTGGAGCGTCAGCTGTGGCTGGCGGTGCTGCGCGCTCAGAAGGACCTCGGGATCGAGGTGCCGGAGGCCGCGCTGGCCGACTACGAGCGCGTACTCGACCAGGTCGACCTGGCGTCGATCGCCGAGCGCGAGAAGGTCACCCGGCATGACGTGAAGGCCCGGATCGAGGAGTTCAACGCCCTCGCCGGCCATGAGCAGGTCCACAAGGGCATGACCTCCCGGGATCTGACGGAGAACGTCGAACAGCTACAGATCCGCCTCTCGCTGGAGCTGATGCGCGACCGCACCGTGGCCGTGCTGGCCCGGCTCGGCAAGCTGGCGGCGGAGTACCGCGAGCTCGTGATCGCCGGCCGCTCGCACAATGTCGCCGCGCAGGCGACGACGCTCGGCAAGCGCTTCGCCACCGCGGCCGACGAGCTGCTGGTGGCCTACGGCCGGCTGGAGGACCTCCTCTCCCGCTACCCGCTGCGCGGGATCAAGGGCCCGGTCGGCACCGCGCAGGACATGCTGGACCTGCTGGGCGGTGACGCGGACAAGCTCGCCGACCTGGAACAGCGCATCGCCGGACACCTCGGTTTCGCCCAGGCGTTCACCTCGGTCGGCCAGGTCTACCCCCGCTCCCTCGACTACGACGTGGTGACCGCCTTGGTGCAGCTCGCCGCGGCTCCCTCGTCGGTGGCGAAGACGATCCGGCTGATGGCCGGGCACGAGCTGGTGACCGAGGGCTTCAAGCCGGGCCAGGTCGGCTCGTCCGCGATGCCGCACAAGATGAACACGCGCTCCTGCGAGCGGGTCAACGGCCTGATGGTGATCCTGCGGGGCTACGCCTCGATGACGGGCGAGCTGGCGGGTGACCAGTGGAACGAGGGCGATGTGTCCTGTTCCGTGGTCCGCCGGGTGGCGCTGCCGGACGCGTTCTTCGCGTTCGACGGTCTGCTGGAGACCTTCCTGACGGTGCTGGACGAGTTCGGCGCGTTCCCCGCGGTCGTGGCGCGCGAGCTGGACCGCTACCTCCCCTTCCTGGCGACCACCAAGGTCCTCATGGGTGCCGTCCGGGCCGGGGTGGGCCGCGAGGTGGCCCACGAGGCGATCAAGGAGCACGCGGTCGCCTCCGCCCTGGCGATGCGGGAGCAGGGCGCCGAGCGCAACGAGCTGCTGGACAAGCTGGCCGCCGACGAGCGCATCCCGCTGGACCGTGCGGAGCTGGACGCGCTGATGGCGGACAAGCTCTCGTTCACGGGCGCGGCGGGCGACCAGGTGGCGGTGCTGGTCTCCCGGATCGAGGAGATCACCAAGCAGCACCCGCAGGCCGCGGCCTACGCCCCCGGTTCGAT is a genomic window of Streptomyces sp. SID8374 containing:
- the purB gene encoding adenylosuccinate lyase — translated: MTAVSAKPRIPNVLAGRYASTELAVLWSPEQKVKLERQLWLAVLRAQKDLGIEVPEAALADYERVLDQVDLASIAEREKVTRHDVKARIEEFNALAGHEQVHKGMTSRDLTENVEQLQIRLSLELMRDRTVAVLARLGKLAAEYRELVIAGRSHNVAAQATTLGKRFATAADELLVAYGRLEDLLSRYPLRGIKGPVGTAQDMLDLLGGDADKLADLEQRIAGHLGFAQAFTSVGQVYPRSLDYDVVTALVQLAAAPSSVAKTIRLMAGHELVTEGFKPGQVGSSAMPHKMNTRSCERVNGLMVILRGYASMTGELAGDQWNEGDVSCSVVRRVALPDAFFAFDGLLETFLTVLDEFGAFPAVVARELDRYLPFLATTKVLMGAVRAGVGREVAHEAIKEHAVASALAMREQGAERNELLDKLAADERIPLDRAELDALMADKLSFTGAAGDQVAVLVSRIEEITKQHPQAAAYAPGSIL
- a CDS encoding hemolysin family protein, whose translation is MIEVLLLFVALLLCVACGAFVAAEFSLTTVERGELERAVERGDRGAASALKAVRSLTFQLSGAQLGITVTNLVIGMLSEPSIAKLIRSPVEAAGLPPAAASTLALVIGTALSTVVLMVVGELVPKNWAISSPLSVAKAVATPQRVFTAVFRPFISHLNNTANRIVRRFGLEPTEELASARSPQELVALARHSAKEGALEADTAELFVRTLNLAELTAENVMTPRVQVTALEVRATAEDVANATRATGLSRFPVYRGSLDTVVGVAHIKDVLAVPADERPRKRVSEMLREPLLVPETLTVDRLLDQLSGKLAMAVVIDEYGGTAGVVTLEDIVEEVVGEARDEHDPHETPDLAAAGEDADGRTLWSADGAARTDQLSRIGLRVPDGPYETLAGLIAAELGRIPTVGDTVELAGWRIDVVDATGRRAARALLHAPPPGAEEQRAEEGR
- a CDS encoding GNAT family N-acetyltransferase, which codes for MAAMDDLSIRSATAADLDRVLAFWKASAEGTSISDDGDGVARLVERDPDALILAERDGTLVGTVIAGFDGWRCHLYRLAVHPEQRRRGVGGALLAAAEERFAALGGRRSDAMVLDRNDLAHHAWRAAGYEPEPQWSRWVKHLAV
- a CDS encoding SGNH/GDSL hydrolase family protein, with product MELNASYTSLVAVGDSFTEGMSDLLPDGTYRGWADVLASRLASRSPGFRYANLAVRGKLIGQIVDEQVGAAAAMQADVVTLVGGLNDTLRPKCDMGMVRGRLEEAVERLAPSCKQLVLMRSPGRNGPVFDRFRPRMEALFALIDDLAGRHGAAVVDLYSAPSLSDPRMWDADRLHLAAEGHRRVAEAVWQTLGLPPELDWQAPVPASLPPRWANRRADDIRFARRHLGPWIGRRLTGRSSGDGRWGAQFDVATASGFWITPADAEAPGPVTGWRRASPEEGAS
- a CDS encoding hemolysin family protein codes for the protein MIVLQLFIGLLTLVVNAFFVGAEFALISVRRSQIEPRAEAGDRRARSVIWGLEHVSALLAAAQLGITLCTLVLGIVAEPAIAHLLEPVFDAVGMPHGLVHPLSFAIALSVATYLHMLLGEMVPKNIALAEPARSALLLGPPLVAVARALRPVIFAINAFANALLKLLRVETKDEVSATFSDDELARLVKDAGDAGLVDDRSAERLRHALELGRRPVRDVVMPVDRVLYTRVGTTPEELERLSHVSGFSRFPVMDSEGRILGYLHVKDALDATPRDAPFPVAALRPIARVRAATPLDDVLTALRRSRTHLAAVLDEGDRLVGMVTMEDVLRELVGRAQSR